One segment of Panicum virgatum strain AP13 chromosome 1K, P.virgatum_v5, whole genome shotgun sequence DNA contains the following:
- the LOC120713417 gene encoding probable ATP synthase 24 kDa subunit, mitochondrial, protein MAMAARLVSRSRQLYSAQAAFVNGGATQARSFAKDTASDRPPVSGDDLLKGIFFEVKKKFETALGVLKKEKITIDPDDPAAVARYAEVMKTVREKAGLFSDSQRIKYTIETFTNGIPDARTYLNTLQEIRVKSGLIDHLGIEPLMMEAVEKIEKDIKKPLLRNDKKNMATLLAEFDKINKKLGFSKEDLPKIGEELELEIAKSELTELKKECIEAMETQLKREEFKDEEMPDVKTLDIRNFL, encoded by the exons ATGGCGATGGCCGCTCGCCTCGTCTCGCGCTCCCGTCAG TTATATTCAGCCCAAGCGGCTTTTGTGAATGGAGGTGCCACTCAGGCTCGTTCCTTTGCCAAGGACACAGCTTCTGACCGTCCTCCTGTCAGTGGGGATG ATCTGCTGAAGGGCATATTCTTTGAGGTAAAGAAGAAGTTTGAGACAGCTCTTGGTGTCCTTAAAAAGGAAAAGATCACTATTGATCCAGATGACCCAGCAGCTGTTGCTCGTTATGCTGAAGTTATGAAGACTGTAAGGGAAAA GGCGGGTCTTTTTTCTGATTCTCAAAGAATTAAATATACTATCGAGACATTTACCAACGGCATCCCTGATGCACGGACTTACCTGAACACTCTTCAGGAGATCAGAGTAAA GAGTGGCCTTATAGATCATCTCGGTATCGAGCCTTTGATGATGGAAGCTGTTGAGAAGATTGAGAAGGACATTAAGAAGCCACTTTTGAGGAATGACAAGAAGAACATGGCCACCCTCCTGGCAGAGTTTGACAAGATTAACAAAAA GCTTGGCTTTTCGAAGGAGGACCTTCCCAAGATTGGGGAAGAGCTTGAATTGGAAATTGCCAAAAGTGAGCTGACAGAACTTAAGAAGGAATGCATTGAAGCTATGGAGACTCAACTAAAGAG GGAGGAGTTTAAAGATGAGGAGATGCCTGATGTCAAGACATTGGACATCAGAAACTTCCTGTAG
- the LOC120713223 gene encoding metal transporter NRAT1, whose translation MERAGEMGDIGQEALHEGVLQGGSDTGEHKDKTVGHEKDEQFQPKWRKFLAHVGPGALVAIGFLDPSNLETDMQAGADFKYELLWVVLVGMIFALLIQTLAANLGVKTGKHLAELCREEYPRYVNICLWTIAELAVISDDIPEVLGTAFAFNILLKIPVWAGVILTVFSTLLLLGVQRFGARKLEFIIAAFMFTMAACFFGELSYLRPSAKEVVKGMFVPSLQGKDAAANAIALFGAIITPYNLFLHSALVLSRKTPRSVKSIRAACRYFLIECSLAFIVAFLINVSVVVVAGTICNANSLSPADANTCSDLTLQSTPMLLRNVLGRSSSVVYAVALLASGQSTTISCTFAGQVIMQGFLDMKMKNWVRNLITRAIAIGPSLIVSIVSGPAGAGKLIIISSMVLSFEMPFALIPLLKFCNSSKKVGPLKESIYTVVIAWILSFALIVVNTYFLVWTYVDWLVHNHLPKYANVLVSIVVFAFTAAYLVFVVYLTFRRDRVSTYVPVSERAQGQVEAGGAQAVASAADADQPAPFRKDLADASM comes from the exons ATGGAGAGGGCGGGTGAGATGGGAGATATTGGACAAGAAGCTCTCCATGAAGGTGTGCTTCAGGGTGGCAGTGACACTGGAGAACACAAAGACAAAACTGTTGGTCATGAAAAAGATGAGCAATTTCAG CCAAAATGGAGGAAGTTCTTGGCTCATGTTGGACCTGGAGCTCTTGTGGCCATTGGCTTCCTGGATCCTAGCAACT TGGAAACTGACATGCAAGCTGGGGCTGACTTCAAATATGAG CTCCTTTGGGTGGTCTTAGTTGGAATGATCTTTGCACTTTTGATCCAAACACTAGCTGCCAACCTTGGAGTGAAGACAG GGAAGCATCTTGCTGAACTCTGCAGGGAAGAGTACCCACGTTACGTCAACATTTGCTTGTGGACAATCGCCGAGCTTGCAGTGATATCTGATGATATCCCTGAAG TGTTGGGCACAGCCTTTGCATTCAATATACTGCTCAAGATTCCAGTGTGGGCTGGGGTTATCCTCACAGTATTCAGCACCCTCTTGCTCCTTGGGGTGCAGAGATTCGGG GCCCGCAAACTGGAGTTCATTATAGCTGCTTTCATGTTTACCATGGCGGCTTGCTTCTTCGGAGAGTTGAGCTACCTGCGGCCATCAGCAAAAGAGGTCGTCAAGGGCATGTTTGTTCCCTCGCTCCAGGGAAAGGATGCTGCTGCTAACGCAATTGCGCTCTTTGGCGCTATCATCACACC GTACAACTTGTTCTTGCACTCTGCCCTCGTCCTCTCAAGAAAGACCCCACGTTCAGTTAAAAGCATCCGA GCTGCTTGCAGATACTTCCTTATCGAGTGTAGCCTCGCGTTCATAGTGGCATTCCTCATCAATGTTTCGGTGGTTGTTGTCGCGGGAACTATCTGCAATGCAAACAGTCTTTCTCCAGCTGATGCAAATACGTGCAGTGACCTTACTCTGCAGTCCACACCTATGTTGCTCAGG AATGTTTTGGGGAGATCAAGCTCAGTGGTGTATGCTGTTGCACTGCTAGCTTCTGGGCAGAGCACAACAATTAGCTGCACATTCGCAGGGCAGGTTATCATGCAG GGGTTTCTGGACATGAAGATGAAGAACTGGGTACGGAACCTCATCACACGAGCCATCGCCATTGGTCCGAGCCTCATTGTCTCCATTGTCAGCGGTCCAGCAGGTGCTGGAAAGCTGATCATCATCTCATCT ATGGTGCTGTCGTTTGAGATGCCGTTCGCGCTCATCCCTCTCCTCAAGTTCTGCAACAGCAGCAAGAAAGTTGGACCCCTCAAGGAATCCATCTAT ACGGTGGTGATTGCGTGGATCCTGAGCTTCGCGCTCATCGTGGTCAACACCTACTTCCTGGTGTGGACCTATGTGGACTGGCTGGTGCACAACCACCTCCCCAAGTACGCCAACGTGCTCGTCTCCATCGTCGTCTTCGCGTTCACGGCCGCCTACCTGGTCTTCGTCGTCTACCTGACGTTCAGGAGGGACAGGGTGTCCACGTACGTGCCGGTGTCGGAGCGGGCGCAGGGGCaggtggaggccggcggggCGCAGGCCGTGGcgtccgccgccgacgccgaccagCCGGCGCCGTTCAGGAAGGACCTGGCCGATGCTTCCATGTAG